GGTGCTCCTCGATCGACCTGGCTGAACGCGAGTCAACCTCAAATTTTGCTCAGGTAAAAGAGTGCGTCCCACATCCGTATGCACAGGTGCCGTGTGCGGGGTGTGGAAGAGTTACCGAGAGTTCGGTTCTACCCAAAGCCCCGGCCGCCGGGCCCGCCGAGGCGGCGCCGGCCGAGGCGGTCCTTGGGGGGTCACGCGTCGGCTTTGGCGGCGTTCCACGCGGCCTTCAGTTCAACAGCCTTGGAGCAGTCGACGCCCTCGAAACGGCAGGTGCTCTGGCACTGCTCGGTGGTGTGGGTGATATAGGCCCGCCATGCCTGGTCGGCCCGCATGCGGGCGGTGTCGACAACAGCCTGCAGGTGTCCGTTGCCGCCGCTCTCTTGCCATTCCCGCCGGATGGGGCCGTCGGTAGAATCCGCCATGGCGTGCTCCTCATCGAGCGTCGTCCATTCCCCCGGACCGGTCGCACGGTTGCGGGGGTTCGTCTTGTGGCGTCTACCTTAGAGGAGTGAGATAGGTGGTATGGGTTGGATGGGCTGTCTGATCCGTCTGATCTCGCCGAGTCGGCGTAGTCGACCTAGCGTCGGATCATGGATTGGCAGCCGGAGATTCCCAGGTGGCGGCAGGTGTACGCCCTCATGGAGGAGCGCATCGACAACGGCACGTACCCGCCGGGCACTCGCCTTCCGTCTGCACACGATCTGGTGGAGGAGACGGGCATCGGTCAGGTGACGGCGAAGCGTGTGCTGCGGGAACTGCGCGAGGCGAAGCTGGCGTACATGGAGCCGGGGATCGGTACGTTCGTGAGCCGGCTGCCCGAGGCGCCGCCCGCGAGATAGTTCGCGCGCATGGTCGGGACGCAGCTCCGCCCCGCCTGCGGTGCATCACGTCGCGGGCGGGGCGGGAAGCAATCCCCTTGTTCGCGGGCCCGCAGGCCCTGGGGGTTGATGGGCGCAAGTCTACGGGCGGGCGCTGGCAACGGGTCGGGGCTCATCTCAGGACGAAGTCATCGGGGCGAGCATCCTGAGCCCGTCGCACTGCGTCGGCCGCAGTCCTCAGGGCAGCCCCGAAGGCAGCCGTACCCGCTGACGTGTTCACCGCACCGCCGTTCCCGAGCAACTGGGGGAGCCGCACCACGATCGGCGCAGTGCGGTCGGCTGCGGCGGCGAGAACGGCGCTGGCCTGTCGTGCCAAGTTCAGACGCCACTCGGGGAGCGGTGCGGCCGGGACGAATGGACCGGACTCCCCGTCATGGCGCAGGAGCTGATGCAGGGTGCGGTCGGTGTTCGGGTACGGGCGGTGGTTCACGGGGCTCCTTGAAGGTTGGTCAGACTCGGTCCAGGACGACGTGCCCATCTTCGGTTAGCCGCCGCCAGAACGTCCCCTCGGACTCGTGGGCCGTTGCGGTCGCCAGCACGGGGTCCGACGTCTCGGCGATAAGGTCCCAGTCGCCCTCGCGCGGCGACGCCTTCACCGAGCCGTACACGCGATAGACACTCACGACACCCTCCTGTGGAAGTCGGTCTCGCCGCCGACGGGGGTGACAGCGGCGAGACCACGACCAGTGTGGCAGCAGAGCACACAGACCGGGAGGGTTCGGACTAACCCGGCGAACGCCCGGTGCGTGGACCGGGGGCGGTAGTACGGTCGTCTGGCCACCCGGGGATATGCGGCTCCACACCCATCGGCGGGGGTGGAGCCGCCTACGTGCGTTCGGGAGCGGACGCCGAAGAACTGCGCCGTCGCCGGGTACCTGACCCCGTGGGCCATGAAGTACAGGATGGTGGCCTCTCGGTAGCCGAGTTGTTCCATCGGCTCTACGCGGCGGTGGCGTCACGAGGGTCGCAGAAATGCGACTTGGGGGTGCCTCCCCGTGGGGAGCCGGGAAGGCGGTGGCCCCGCCGGCGCGCAGCACACGGCGGGGCCAGATGCGGGGGTCACAGCCTGGGGGGCTCAGATCCGCGCAGAACCACGATGCACCTGAACCAGCCACACGGGAAGACGTATGACCGGAATTACGTCAGTCAGTCAGCGGTTCCAGCACCTCATCGAAGGCACTGAACCGGCGGCCGTCGTCGAGTAGGACCTCCACCCAGCCCTCATCGTCGTGGTGCACGGCCGTCACGGTCCCCGGCGTGCCGGCCGGGAGATCCGGCTCGTCCGCCCAGAACTGAACTCGGTCATCAAGGGCGAAGGTAGTGGTCACAGTCCGATGTCCTCCGATGCGGCGTCGGTCCACTTGTCGGCTTCGCGGATGTAGCCCCAGAAGGCGGGGCTGTTCTCGGCGTGGCCGGACTGGGCGCGGATCTTCTCTTCGCGCTTGCCCGCCTTGCGGCTGGTGGTGATGAACCCTGCCCGCATGCTGTGCCCGGTCAAGCGAACTGTGACGCCTGCGCGTTCGGCGTTCCGGGCGATGATCTCGCGGCACGCTTCGGCGGACAGGGCACGGTCGCCCATGTGCCCCCAGACGTCGATGGGCAGGAAGGCGGGCCCGTGGGTGATGCCGCTGGCGGCTCGCCAGGTGAGCCATGCGCGGACGGGGCAGGTGTCGACGTTCTTGCCGTAGGCGACGACGACGTCTCGGGGCGGGCGTCCCTTGACGGCCGGGACGTGGACGTCAAGGCCGTTGCTGACGTGGACGATGGCCTCGGCTCGGAGTGCGGCGACTTCGGCGGAGCGGCCTGCGATGCCGAAGGCCATGAGCCAGAGGGCGCGATCGCGTAGCCCGGTGAGTCCGTCGGCGACGGCGGCGTTCATCTGCCGTAGCTGCTCTGGTGTGACGGCGGCGGCTTTGCCCCGGCCGCGCGCCATGCGGTCGAGGTCGTTCTTCAGTGGCTTGAGCGCTTGCCGCGCGGCGACGGTTGCGACCTTGGGCACCTCAACGCCGAGGCTGCGGGCGGTGACGGTGACTCCGGTGATCCTGCGGTCGATGGAGTTGGGGGCGGCGAGCTTGATGGTGTCGAGCCAGACGACGAATCCGACGAGGGTGCCCTTGGTGACGGCGGTCAGCGGCAGCGCCTGTCCGGTCCGTTCGGCGAGCCAGCCGTGGAACTCTTCCCAGAGTGCCCAGTCGTTGGCGTAGCCGCGCTTGGTGTTGTGGGGGCGGATGGCGTCGAGGTGCTTTTCGGCTGCCTCTTCCATGGCGGCGAGGACGGCGAGCGTCGCAGCGTCGTAGACGGCGGGGGTGGCGTCCGGTTGGCGCGGGACGAGGTCGTCGCTCATCGCTCAGCCTCCTGCCGACCGGAGACGGTCGTGTAGTGCAGGACCCAGAGCGCCTTGGTCTCCTCCGTCGACCACGCAAGGCGTGCACCGCAGGAGCAGGCCACGGACGATCCGCGCTCACCTTCGTTGTCGGTCTGGGGTGTGTGATCCCGCAAGGCACCTACGTGGGTGGGGCACAGGTGGAGACGGAAGCGGCCGAACGATCGACGGGACCTGACGTCGATCTCTTGGAGACGTCGACGGCCTGCCTTTACGGACGGCAGCGGAGGGTGGGAGTGGTGGGCGATGCTGTCGACTGTGGTCCAGCCGTGGGGGACCTCGTTGGTCTCGGAGAGGTCAAACACTGTGCAGTTGGCTGCGTCGCATCGGAACCGGTACGTGCGCAGGACTTCGGCGGTCACGCGTCCCCCTCGTCGGCTGCTTCGATGTGGAGGCCGGGGAGTTGAGGGTCGATGGAGTAGCGGCGTCCGTCGGAGGTCGTGAGGTCGAACTCCAGGCCGCGCCGGTCGCCTGCGGTCCACTGCATGGCGTCGGTGACCGTGGCCTCGAACGTGACGCGGACCTTCGTGCCTTTGCGAGCTAGGGCCCTGAGGCGGGCCTCCTCATCGTCAAGGGCGTGGAGGCGGCGCTGTTTCGGAGTCGAGGTGATGGCGACTTGGGTGGGATGCAGTCCCGGAACGGGCTGCTCGCAGCGGCAGGCTGGGGCTTCCGTCGGCGGCTGCACCTTGCAGGACTTCAGGCACCTCTGGCAGTACCAGAATAGATGCATGGACTCGTTGTCAGCGGGACTCTGAGGCATAGCTAATTGTACCGTTTTTACGCCCGCGATATGGCATGTTATCGAGGGTGGCCATGAGGCTGAGTCCGCCCAACTGTCAGTGGAGCAAGGCAGACTCGCGGCATGGAACAGAACTATGAGACCGAGGCCGTGGTGGTCATCGACGGCGAGGAGATCGCCGCTTACGCGCGCTTCACCGTCAGCGCCGACAGTGTGCCCAAGTGGTGGGCCGGCACGCTGGAGTCCGAGGACTCGGCTCTGGCCTTCAAGCTGGTGAACGGCAGCAGGACCACGCTTCGCCTCGCCGACGGGAAGGAAGGGACCATCATCCCCGTTCGTGGCGCTGGCGTTGCTTTCAGGGGCAGCGGACAACCACCGACCTAGACGCCCCCGACGCCCCCGCCCCCAGCACCCCACCACTGGGGGCGGGGGCGTCGGGGTCCCCAGCGCATAAGTGAACGTTATGCGCTAGCAACGACGCTCGTTCGCATGAACCCGAATAGACGCTGGACTAACGAGAACCGTCGCGCTATCGTCACCTTGTAAGTCAGGCATCTATCCACGTTCAACGTAACGGGAGGCCCGTTGAGGATCACCGTCACAGTCGAGGAGCCCACCGGCGACTTCCAGGGGCAGCTACTTGCCCTGCTCGCCAAGCACGCCGGGCGAATCGAACTCGACACCACCTGGACACCCGAGCGAGCCGAGCGGTACTGCCTGGCCCTCCCCGATCGCGCCCGCCGCATCGTGAAGGAAGCCGCCAACCGTGACGGCGGATATGTCAGCGCCGACGACCTGCGGGACCGTGAAGACAGCAGCCTGCGCGGCCACAGTGCCGCCCTCAAACGACTCCTCGACCGAGGGGCGCGGGACGGCTGGTGGCCCAACGGCATGGAAGCGCCTATTCAGGCGCAGGGTCCCGGCTTTGGCAAAGTCGTCGGCTATCGCATGCCAGACCATCTCATCGAGGTATTCCGCAGTGCAGTCAACAAGCCCTCCCGAGACTGGTAACCCACACCGAGAAACGAGGATCACATGATCAGCGACTCGGGCCGTTACTGGTCCGCAGGTATCGCTGTCACCTGGGTGCCAGCCTCCGTCTTGATCGGCGAAGGGCTCTACGGCGGTTGGCATGCCGTGCTCACCTACTACGACGACGGATTCTTCGACACCGACCCCGAAACGGGGCAGGTGTCGACGTGGGGCACGCTCCGCACTCGCTCCCCGGTGCGTGACGCCAAGATCCGCAGTGGGCTTTCAATCGCCGTCGATGCCCTCCTGGCTGATGCGCAACGGCTCGGTATCGAGTTCCCGGCCGACTCGGGATCGGGGCCCCAACTGGGCTACGAGGAAGACATGGACCGTGAATATCACCCGCCGCCCAAGGGATGGCGGGAGACGCTGACCGCCGAAGCTGAGCGCATCGGCTTCCAGTCCTCCGCGACGCCCACGGAGGAGAACTGACATGTGGCCGCACAGCGCGAAGCCCCGCCCACCCCTCACGGGGCGAGCGGGGCTTCGTCATGCGCCATCGTCCGGCACGGGCGGCCAGGCCGATTCGAGGAACGGCGCGATGGACGGCGACGGCACCGGCGGCTCCTCCGCCAACCCCAGTTCCACCATCGTCCCCAGATCCGCCGCCGCCTCATCCACGCGCGGCACATGCAGGCGCTGGTCGTCGTCAGCCACAGTCACACCCCAGTTCGGTTGTACTCATCCACCAACGGATGCACCGGCTCAGGCGTAATGCCCTCGCGTTCCATCTGGCGGGCCCACCTCTCATGCGTCGACCAGAAGGCGAGCACCACCTTCTCCAGGCGGGACATGCGCCCCCGAAGACTGCCGTTCTCCTCGTCCACCCGCCGCACCGTCGCCTCCAACACGGCCAAGTTCGCCTGCTGTTGGGCCGGCGCCGCAGTCGCCAGAGCAGCCGCCTCGTTCGCCGCCGCGGTGGCTTGTGCGGCGCGCACCGTGGCGCGGGCCATGAAGAAGCCCCCGCCCCCGAGGACGCTTCCCCCCGCCCCGATCAGCGCCGCCCACTCCCCAACGTTCATGGGGCCGTACCTTTCCGGGGCCGTCGAGGTGCTGGGGGAACCGAGTACTCGGGCACCCCGGACGCCCACATGATGATCCCGACGATCGTCAGGTACCAGACCGCGACGAAGCCGCCGCGGGAGTAGTCGCCGCCGACTGCTGCGGCGGTGTAGGCGAACGCCCACATGGTGGGGGGTGCGTAGGCGGTGAGGAAGCCTGCCCAGTCGCGGCCGACGCGAAGGAATCCCGACGCGCACGCCACTGCCCCTGCGCCGATCCAGAGCCACGCCCATGTGCTGAGCGGGCAGCGGTCCGTGAGGATCTGTAGGCCGGCGGTCGACGGCGGGTCGGTGATCATGCCCGAGCCCCAGCACACCTGGCCAACCCCGACGATCATCAGGAACACGCCCCGGCGGCCGAGGTGCTTCCGCGCCCGCCGCAACAGCAGGCACCTCACCTAGACGCCTACGGTGGGCTGCTTGACGGGGCTCGACCGCTCCAGGGGCGTCTCGGCCACCGGGGCGGTGACCTTCTCCCGCAGCCACAGGGTGACGATCGCGGCGATCGCGGCCATGACCCGGCTCTGGTCGTCGGCAGACCAGTCGAGCCCGAGACCGACGCCGAGCGCCATTCCGGCCTGCGCGAACTGGACGATCGCGGCGGCGAGTGCGCCGTTCTTGAGGACGATCGCGGTGATGACGCCGACGGCCGCCGCCGACAGCGCGTTGATGGCGGTCTGGGTGCCGTCGGAGATGTCGACGCCGAACGCGGACAGGGACTGGAGCGCGGCGGCGATGAAGCCGAGGAGGTAGACGGGCTCTCTGCCGAAGATTCTCATGGTGGTGTCCTTCTGTTGGTGGGTGCGGCTTCGGGGCGCCCCGAAACGCGCAGGCCAGAGACCT
Above is a window of Streptomyces sp. NBC_01498 DNA encoding:
- a CDS encoding GntR family transcriptional regulator, with the protein product MDWQPEIPRWRQVYALMEERIDNGTYPPGTRLPSAHDLVEETGIGQVTAKRVLRELREAKLAYMEPGIGTFVSRLPEAPPAR